The sequence GGTCAATCTGGTGCGGCTGCGCCGCAACTTCGGGCAGACCGCGGCGCTGAAGGCGGGTTTCGATTTCGCGCGGGGCGACGTGATCATCTCCATGGACGGCGACCTGCAGCACGATCCCGACGAGATCCCCAAATTCATCGAGAAACTGGAAGAGGGCTACGATCTGGTGAGCGGGTGGCGCGTGGCGCGCAAGGATCACTGGCTCACGCGGCGCCTGCCCAGCCGTGTCGCCAACTGGATGATGGCCAAGCTCTCCGGCGTCCCGGTGCACGATTTCGGAACCACCTTCAAGGCCTACCGCCGCGAGATCATCCAGGAAATCCAGCTCTACGGCGAGCTGCATCGCTTCATTCCCGCGCTGGCGGCCTCCGCCGGAGCGCGCATCGCGGAAGTGCCCATCGTCAATCTGGAGCGCAAGAACGGGAAATCGAATTACGGCATCGGGCGCACCATCCGCGTCTTTCTGGACCTGCTGATCGTGAAGTTTCTCCTGGACTACTCCACGCGGCCGCTGCAGTTCTTCGGGCTGATGGGGATGTTCGGCTCGGGCACGGGGCTGCTGATCTGCCTGGTGCTGGCCTTCAAGAAGCTGTTCTACCATACGCAGTTGCTGGCGCAGCACGGCCCCTTGCTCCTGCTGGGCATCGCGCTGTTCGTGAGCGGAATTCAGTTCATGTCCATGGGGCTGCTCGGCGAGATGATGGCGCGCACCTACTACGAATCGCAGAACAAGCCGATTTACTCGCTGCGCGAAGTGAAGAGCCACCGCAAGGAGATGGGCGACTCGGCCGAGTCCGCCCGCCCCTCCGGCAGTTCCGACCGCTAGCCCGCCCGCGGCGCTTCCCCGCTGCCGCATCCTTCCGGATTCAATGACAATTGGAGCTTTCCTGCGGCGGGATTAGTCCGCGGTCTGCTGCGCGGCCTGCGGGGTTCCTCTGCGGAAGCTGCGCGTGATCCAGCTTTCGAATTGATCCATGTAGATGAAGACCGCCGGCGTCAGGTACAGCGTGACCACCTGCGAGAGCAGCAGCCCCCCCACCACGGCCAGGCCCAGCGGGCGGCGCGATTCCGCACCCGCGCCGTAGCCCAGGGCGATGGGCAGGGTGCCCATCAGCGCGGACATGGTGGTCATCATGATGGGGCGGAAGCGCACGATGCAGCCCTTGAAGATGGCCTCCGCGGGAGCCAGGTTGTCGTGGCGCTGCGCTGCCAGCGCGAAGTCGATCATCATGATCGCATTCTTCTTTACGATGCCCACCAGCATGATCACGCCTACGAAACCGTACAGGTTCAGGTCGTAGTGAAACAGGTACAGCGTGAGCAGCGCCCCGAAACCCGCCGAAGGCAACCCGGAGAGAATCGTCAGGGGATGAATGAAGCTCTCGTAGAGAACTCCGAGAATAATGTAAATGACCAGGATGGACATGAGCAGGAGTACGCCCAGCCCGGCGACCGAGGATTCGAAGGCCTGCGCGGTGCCCTGAAAACTGGTGGTGATGGTCGCGGGCAGTGTCGTTCGCGCCAGCTCGCTGACCTGGG is a genomic window of Terriglobia bacterium containing:
- a CDS encoding glycosyltransferase family 2 protein, which produces MKSENAIQYSLVVPFFNEQENIPQLYLHLTEVMDGLGGTYELVFIDDGSRDNTYKVLQDIFEHDRRVNLVRLRRNFGQTAALKAGFDFARGDVIISMDGDLQHDPDEIPKFIEKLEEGYDLVSGWRVARKDHWLTRRLPSRVANWMMAKLSGVPVHDFGTTFKAYRREIIQEIQLYGELHRFIPALAASAGARIAEVPIVNLERKNGKSNYGIGRTIRVFLDLLIVKFLLDYSTRPLQFFGLMGMFGSGTGLLICLVLAFKKLFYHTQLLAQHGPLLLLGIALFVSGIQFMSMGLLGEMMARTYYESQNKPIYSLREVKSHRKEMGDSAESARPSGSSDR